TGCCGTGCTCACCTGCGCCTGTACGAGCTCCACTGCCTCATATTTGTGCTCCAGCGCCTCGTCCTCCTTTGACGCCTCGATCGTCTAGAGCTGCGCCGCCCCCTCCGTGAAGGATCTACGCCGCTTGCTGTGCGAGCTCGGCTGCCGCTTGTGAGGTGTAGAATTATGTGCGAGCTTCACTGCTTGTTTGCTTAGGCCGAGGTATAATCTTGTGAACGTGAGGGAGATGGTAGTCTGGTTCGGCTCCGACCATGCACCACAAGTCCACAACAAGCTAGAAACATCAACAACTAGCAGATGGTAGCAGTGAGCGCAGAACAATAGCTAGCAAGCGGCAAGCAGTTAGCAATCAGTAGAAAAATCTCCTTAGCCGAAGGGGAGCgataggcgccggcgcgccggcccaaatttgggccggtcgcagCCCAGGCGTTGGATGTGTGCATGTACGGCCGTTAGATCTGGGCTCCTCCTGTCGTCTTCTTTTCGAAAAACAAATCTGAGCGATGCCGGTGAAGAACACGAGCAGCATGGATGAGCGAACGAGCAACCTCGAAGCACCGTCACTTCGCCGCCGGTCGCCGTCCTCGCCGGTGGTCGGTGCCTCCCAAGCGTTTCTCGCCGACTTCACGCATGCAACACCGAGCGCTTGCAGGTTGCAGTCACAAAGTGCCATGGGTCGCAGCTCCGGTTAACGACGGGGCGCAGCTCCGGTGGCGGCGGTCGCCGGCCGCAGCGCTCCATGGACGAACTCGCAGTGTACCTCCCCCGGTTTCTGGTCGCAGCAAAACCGCCTGCCAGTTATAGCAAACGCGAacaacggttgcagcaaaaaagcaACTCCTATCATTGCCGCACGCCATTGTCAGCTTACCGCTCTCTCGTTGAGGCTTTTTCAGAAGCGGGTTGAAGCTTTCTCATAGTCGGTTGCAGTTTTTCTCTGATTTTCTTCGCCGGTCACCGCCAAAGAAGGGTGGTAACAAATTATGTCGCCGGTCGTAGCAAAAAATGACCGCGGTTGCAGCAAAAAATGTGTTCACCGCCGTCGCATGTTTAGCATCACCATTAATGATGTAGCAAATCTCGATGATGGTAGTAGCAAACATTTACGACGGATGCAGCAAAAACACGTCTCGCCATATAACCAATGCAGCTCGCGCGCTACAGGTTGCAGCTCGCCTTGTTGCGGGTTGTAGCAAATTGCAACAATGATGGTAGCACTTTCACAGatagagggagaggagagggagggtcAAGCTGGAGACTGCCCCTCATGGCAGCACCTAGGGGGGATGTAGCAGCATCTGTGGGGGATTGTAGCAAATCGCGACTATGGTTGTAGCAGTTTcaaaggtagagagagagagagagagagagagagagagagagagaggggagatcaGGAGAGGGACGGCCAAGCTGGAGAACCCCCCTCGTAGCAGCACCTAGGGTAGCCATGGAGCTGTGCTCTAGCTGGGGAAGAAAAAGGGAAGGGACGAGTGGAGGAGAGAGCTACAGAGAAAAAATAAGAGAAATACAGTGCGTGGGCCAGAAAAAAGTATGAGTGCGTTGTCTCCCTGGTCGTACGATCCAGTTGGATCGCGTGGCCCGCGCGCGTCCGGCGCAACGGTTTGGCCGGCGCGCCGGGTGGAAACGTTTCCCTTAGCCGAAACCCTAGCAAAGACCGTCTCTTCCTCTATCTAATCTAAATCTAAAGGAAAAGAAAGAAGGGCGACGGGGTTGGCGGCGGAAAGACAAAGAGCGGCGGAGAGCGGCCTCGTGAGGTGGAGATGGAAGGGGAGGCGAACGGCGAGAGTGGTGAATCTGGAAACTGCATCGGCCATGGTGCTGACATCCAGAGGAGGAAGCATCAGGAGACAAAATCGGAGATTGAAGTAGCCAACAAGAGAGGTCAGGTTGCGGCATTGATTTCCGCTTCTGTTGACACAAAATTGGAGATGGGGGAAACTGAGGGGATGAAGGAGAACATGCTGTCGGAGATCCAGCACGAGGGGACAAAATCGGGGACTCAGTCGGCCACGGAGATGGTCAGGGCTGAGATCTGCTCCTTACTCAGTCGTATCTCCAAGAAGGTCACGGAGCTGAAAGCCGAGCAGAAGCTGAGGATTAGCGACTATAGCAGTGACGAGGTCCATATCCACATGGATAACATGTACAGCGAGGTGACAAATTTGCTGCAGATGATGGAGAAGGTGCAGAACAGCGAGATTCCCGGCAAAGAGCAAGTCTCGGAGAACATCGGTGTGGAAAGGATTCAGATTAGGACTGAAGACAAGGGTGGATCAGCAACCAAGAAGCAGGGGCTGACCTACTATGAATATGGACTGAATGCAATCTTCAACGGGTTGGATCAGCTTTGCACCCGGTTGGATCAGATGGGACATCTTAGTTACAATTCTCAATTGTTCTCCGAGCTGTTCAAGGAGTCGGTCAACATGACCAAAATCAGGTTAAGAGCCAGAATCAAATTGGATGAGGTGGATGAGACGACACCAATAATTTCCGATGATACTCTGGAGGCAGCCAACGGGAAGTGCGAGGTGTCGCCGAAGATTTCCACTTCCACAGAGATAAAATTGGAGATAGAGGAAACCAAGGAGATGGGAGTTAAAGCAAAAGAGAAGCTCAGGAAGGCCATGATGCACAATAAACAGGATGAGGAGTTCTTTGATGAGTACCGTCGTGGCTGGGTATCGAATTGGTCCAGATTATATGGTACCTTCACAGAGACGAGTGAGTAAACATTCGTTCATGCCATATATCTGCTCATTGTTCATTGCGTTTCTTCTTTCCAACTGCATGTATCAAACAAGCATACTGCATACATAATCTCTAAATAGTCTTCCCCTCTGATGGCTGCAGCTTCATTGAGTCCTATGCACTTTACACACAGTACACCAGGAAACACCCCATCTGCGGCTTTTGTTGCTAGCACTCTGCAGATTTACTCCATCCAAGTTAAAGAAATAGAAGATGTTCCAGGCTTGAAGTGGCCGATGGAAGTGTACGGCGTGATAGCTGCAAGAGACGATGTGGATCACAATCGCAACATACTCTTTTCCCGTCGAAGGAATAACTGCCAAATACTCAATCAAGAGGTCCGTTTAGTATTTTTCTTCCTATTTTATCTTTCCTGGTCCGTTAATTAGTTATGACTGATGCATTTAGAAATACACATCTTGTTAAGAACACACATCAAGCGATTGCCCACTAAATTGCTAGCTTAGCAAAACTGATTAATGAATGGTGAATGCAGGATCCTTTTTTGCACTTGACTGGCCCGTCTCGTGCAATTGTATGTGAGGAACCTGTTCATGTGGAAATCAAGCTCAAAGTGAAGGCTGGAACAGAGTCTGAAGATATTGCGTTGATGACTCGTGTCTGGTATTACAGCGGTAAAGTGTCATGTACTCTATATACCCCTGTTGTCGGAGGCTTATGCACAATGGTGTTAAGCTCAGAGGAACTTCATGAATCAGTCCAGGCTACTATCGTGGGTATCCGTCTCCGTGTTCCTGAAGAGACACCAAGTCTTTTCAAAAACGGTGGCAGAGTTGTTTGCTTCTCTCTGCCTCGGAAAGGCAGGCCTCGGAAAGGCAGGTTGCCTAACAGTACTCACCCTTTATTTCGGCAAGTTGTGCTTCAAGATGGAGCAATGACTAGTTGTTCAAAGGGTTACCTTAATCTGTCAAGGCATGTTGTCTCTGTAAAATTATGTGGAACGCTTGAAGTTGTCATACATGCTAACTCGCAGTCTGGGGCTATCAAAGGTGAAGTATCCATCAAGGCCCAGAAATGCAATATAACTCAGGATGTGTGTCACCTTGGCGACTCTGAGCTGGAAATCACAGTTGCTTGGTCCCGTCTAGTTCAAGACAAGCTGTGGATCTCAATGGAGGGAAGTGAGGAAGTTTGATTGTGCTCAGGCGTTATGAAAGCTGTCAGACTTAGTATTTCCAGTGTTCTGTATTGTAGAAGTGTATTTTGTATTTCCAGTGTTGTGTATTGTATTAGTGTATCCTATTATGTAATGTGGTACTGACCAGTATGTCACAAAATATCTGACTGTTTGTGTATAGGTCTTGTTCTCGTCAGCTTTTTGTTATCTATGCTAACACTCTGGCAGCATTGTTCTTACTTAAATGATTCATTCAACAAATCTGCTGAAGTGAAAAAGCCTGAGCGAGTAACGGAGTTCCACCCTATTAGACTTGTAATGTACTCTGCAAACTTATCTCCCAAGATTCTTGCAAACCGGTTGAAGGAGATACTGCCAGAAATCATCTCGCCAACACAGTCCGCATTTGTTCTGGGGAGGATGATTGCAGACAATGTGTTATTGGCATATGCGATTACTCACCTGATGCATAGGAGAAAGGGTGGTCGTGTGGGGCTGGTTGCAGTCAAGCTAGACATGAGCAAGGCTTGTGACGGGTGGAATGGAGCTTTTTGGAAAGAGTCCGTTAAGTACCGAGTTAAaattcccccgcaaaaaaaataaGTACCGAGTTAAAATTAATCGGGGCTTTATAGGAGACAATTGTGCCTGAAAGGGGTCTCCGACAACAGGACCCTCTACCCCGTACCTATTCATTATGTGTACTGAAGCGTTTTCCGAATGTTGCAGCAAGCAGAGGAGGAGGGAACCATTCAAGGTGTGCAGATTTGCAGGGGTGCACCAAAGATTAATCACTTGTTCTTTGCAGATGATTCTCTTATAGTTATGAAGGCAAATGTGCAAGGAGCAGCAAAGTTACAACAGATTTTAGCTTTGTATATGAGGAGCAAACTGGCCAAAAAAATCAACAAGGACAAATCCACTGCCATCTTTAGTAAGGGGACAAGTGCGGCAACAAAAGCGGGTGTTCTTGTTAGTTTGGGTATTGCAACAGAATCACATAACCAGAGGTACTTGGGCCTCCCGGTACATATCGGTGCATCCAGAAGCAAAGAGTTTGAATGTCTGAAGCAGAGAATATGGCAGAGGATTCAAGGATGGAAGGAAAAGTTACTACCGAAAGCAGGGAAAGAGGTGCTCATAAAGGCGGTTGCATACGCGATCCCAACCTATGCCATGTCGTGCTTTGATCTCACTAAGCAAGTTTGCGAAGAAATCAGTGCACTAATTGCGCGGTTTTGGTGGAGTCAGCAAGATAAAATGAACAAATGCCATTGGGTCAGTTGGGAGAAGATGACTAGATCAAAGAAGGATGGTGGACTTGGCTTCGTGACTTGCATATTTTCAACATGGCAATGCTAGCTAGGCAGGGATGGCGACTTCTGGAAGCACCAGACACACTATGTGCTCAAGTCCTGAAGGTCTGCGATCTAATCAACTCTGTGACTGAGCAGTGGGATGAGCCGTTATTACATGACATTTTCTGTGCCGAGGACGTGAAGGACATTCTGAAAATACCATTGAGAGGAGGAATGGCGGATCACTTTGCTTGGCATCCTGATGCTAAGGGTCATTTCACAGTCCGCTCTACGTACCATTTGGGAGCACACTTGTGAGATGCGAAGAGGAGGAGCCAGGTGGGCTCCTCGTCGGCAGGTGGCCGAGGTAGCATGCAGTGGGATAGAATCTGGAAATCAGCATTTCCAGGGAAGGTATGTATCTTCTTGTGGCGAGGCGACTAGCACATAACAGTCTGCCACTTTGCATGAATGCTCAGAGGAAAAGGATTGAGCTTGATACTAGATGTCCTGTGTGTATGCGCctggatgaagatggagggcattTGTTTCTAAAGTGGAAATTTGTCCAAAGGATATGGAGTGACATGGACATGGAAGATCCCAGGCTAGCTCTGTTACAGTGTAAGAACGCAGCTGTGGTTTTTGAACATCTATGGACCCTTGTGGCGCATAAGAGAGATGCTTCTTTTGTCCTGCTGTGGGAGGGGTGGTCGGCCAGAAATAAGGTGAATGCTGGGGGCAAGCTGAGATCGGCTGATGATATAGTTTATTCGATCAGGCAGCACATTCAGGAACTCAAAGCTGGTACGAAGGTTGCGAACGCCTCTGTTGCTAGCCAGCAAATACTCCAGTGGCAAAGACCCCCGGATAACACACACAAAGTTAACTTTGATGCTTCTCTTTATGCGGAGACTGGCAGGGGCGCTTGGGGCTGTGTTGTCAGGAACTCTCAAGGGGAATTTTTAGCTGCACGTTCAGGATATTTGGAGCACATGGCTGGGCCGCTGCATGCTGAGATGTCGGCCTGTGTGAGGGCCGTTGAAGCTGCTGCAGAACTGGGCATTCATAGGGTGATATTTGAGTCAGACTCCTCTGTCCTGGTTAATGCTCTCAACTCTGATGAGTATGATCGTTCAACGATTGGCGTGCTCCTGAGGGAGTCTCAGTCTTTGCTTTGGGAACTTTTGAGTCTTTCGTGTTTAGCTTTTGTAAGCGCGAGTGTAATAAAGTGGCCCATGAACTAGCCGTGTTTGGCTACCGGGCAGGTGGTGTAGTTTCTTCCTGGCTTGAGCAAGCCCCGGACTTTGTGTCAGCTATTGTCGCCAGCGATGTTGCTGGGCGGGCTTAGTAATGGAAAGTTGGTTTCCAGCgtaaaaaaagaagaagcaaatcTGCTGAAGTGAATGCCATCGCTTGGTTC
This region of Triticum aestivum cultivar Chinese Spring chromosome 2D, IWGSC CS RefSeq v2.1, whole genome shotgun sequence genomic DNA includes:
- the LOC123054221 gene encoding uncharacterized protein, producing the protein MEGEANGESGESGNCIGHGADIQRRKHQETKSEIEVANKRGQVAALISASVDTKLEMGETEGMKENMLSEIQHEGTKSGTQSATEMVRAEICSLLSRISKKVTELKAEQKLRISDYSSDEVHIHMDNMYSEVTNLLQMMEKVQNSEIPGKEQVSENIGVERIQIRTEDKGGSATKKQGLTYYEYGLNAIFNGLDQLCTRLDQMGHLSYNSQLFSELFKESVNMTKIRLRARIKLDEVDETTPIISDDTLEAANGKCEVSPKISTSTEIKLEIEETKEMGVKAKEKLRKAMMHNKQDEEFFDEYRRGWVSNWSRLYGTFTETTSLSPMHFTHSTPGNTPSAAFVASTLQIYSIQVKEIEDVPGLKWPMEVYGVIAARDDVDHNRNILFSRRRNNCQILNQEDPFLHLTGPSRAIVCEEPVHVEIKLKVKAGTESEDIALMTRVWYYSGKVSCTLYTPVVGGLCTMVLSSEELHESVQATIVGIRLRVPEETPSLFKNGGRVVCFSLPRKGRPRKGRLPNSTHPLFRQVVLQDGAMTSCSKGYLNLSRHVVSVKLCGTLEVVIHANSQSGAIKGEVSIKAQKCNITQDVCHLGDSELEITVAWSRLVQDKLWISMEGSEEV